A DNA window from Brassica napus cultivar Da-Ae chromosome A4, Da-Ae, whole genome shotgun sequence contains the following coding sequences:
- the LOC125607956 gene encoding disease resistance protein RML1A-like isoform X1, protein MLQWWCLFKFRLATFVRKNEAKMIEKIAADVSNELNVTPSKDFDGMVGMEAHLRKINSYIRLESDEVKMIGIHGPGGIGKTTIARALFNQLSVDFQLKCFFGNLKGSYGSDGIVDHDSKLCLQSQILSKVLKQKDLKIHHLGAIKERLQDQRVLIVLDDVDDLEQLEALAKEPSWFGAGSRIVVTTEDRKILKAHWVKNIYHVAYPSGKEALEILCLSAFKQSSPRDGYKDLAKKVAYLCGNLPLGLHVVGLSLRGDSKHEWENQLSKLKSSLDRKIGDVLKVGYDRLSDTDQSLFLHIAFFFNNQAVDHVTTMLADGNLDVKNGLKTLVDRSLVYVSTSGCITMHCLLQQLGRKIVHKQSDDPGKRQFLEEAFEIHNVLANNTGTGSVLGISFDSSKMNEVSISKRAFEGMHNLQFLRIYGRYINALQISEDMEYLPRLRLLQWNAYPRKSLPPAFQLERLVELHMPMSNLERLWGGIQPLTNLKDINLGYSKNLIEIPDLSKATNLETLTLTSCSSLVELTSSIRNLHKLKKLMMMGCVKLQVIPTNINLASLEEVNMSDCSGLRSYPDISINIKDLDVENTHMEAHPSIGDCLPLLEWLRIGGINLKRLTHVPESVTHLDLSNSGLEKLPYCIIGLSRLESLFVYRCRKLVSLLGLPRSLKYINANDCESLERVSFVFSDSLREIEFQNCLKLDEESRRVIMQEKVYDSICLPGNEVPAEFIHKATGNSIIIPMDVDGNASFSIYSRLGFKACLLLSPIKYSHLDIACLITKGGVTIRKLKWDSINVSHFLTEHLFICGGNLVPGRPSLDGTANDILFEFSCRDSFKIIECGLQILSGETVWTGGSRDHHTYGDGNYEPEAVQVSQREKVQSSKYKCCWSWLEKLCSGKEDEEHDDFFEFSDFLEYYEFEEITDTTTGSTPIMTRRRIYY, encoded by the exons TGATGTTTCAAACGAACTGAATGTCACACCATCAAAGGATTTTGACGGGATGGTGGGAATGGAAGCTCACTTGAGAAAAATAAACTCTTATATACGCCTAGAAAGCGATGAAGTGAAGATGATTGGGATTCATGGTCCTGGAGGAATTGGTAAAACAACCATTGCTAGAGCTTTGTTCAACCAGCTCTCCGTTGATTTTCAACTTAAATGCTTTTTTGGGAACCTCAAGGGAAGTTATGGGAGTGATGGTATTGTTGACCATGATTCAAAGTTGTGTTTACAAAGCCAAATTCTTTCCAAGGTTTTGAAGCAAAAGGATTTGAAGATACATCATTTAGGCGCAATAAAAGAAAGGCTACAAGACCAAAGAGTCCTTATAGTTCTTGATGATGTAGATGATCTTGAACAACTAGAAGCCTTGGCTAAAGAACCATCTTGGTTTGGTGCAGGAAGTCGTATCGTTGTTACCACTGAAGATAGAAAGATATTGAAGGCACATTGGGTAAAAAATATCTACCATGTGGCTTATCCATCTGGAAAAGAAGCTCTTGAGATCTTATGTCTATCAGCTTTCAAGCAAAGTTCTCCGCGGGATGGTTATAAAGATCTAGCAAAAAAAGTAGCATATCTTTGCGGTAATCTTCCGTTAGGTCTTCATGTTGTGGGTTTATCTTTGCGTGGGGATAGCAAGCATGAGTGGGAAAATCAATTGTCTAAGCTTAAATCTAGTCTTGATAGAAAAATTGGGGACGTGCTAAAAGTGGGATACGACAGACTATCGGATACAGATCAATCTTTATTTCTCCACATTGCATTCTTCTTCAACAATCAAGCTGTTGACCATGTGACAACCATGCTAGCTGATGGTAACTTGGATGTCAAAAACGGGTTAAAGACCCTTGTGGATAGATCTCTCGTGTATGTATCGACCAGTGGGTGTATAACGATGCATTGTTTACTTCAACAATTGGGCAGGAAAATAGTTCATAAACAGTCTGACGACCCAGGGAAACGTCAGTTTTTGGAAGAGGCCTTCGAGATTCATAATGTGCTGGCAAATAATACA GGTACTGGATCTGTCTTAGGTATATCATTTGATTCGTCCAAGATGAACGAGGTCTCTATAAGTAAGCGAGCCTTTGAAGGAATGCACAATCTCCAATTCCTAAGAATCTATGGTAGATATATTAATGCATTGCAGATATCGGAAGACATGGAATATTTACCTCGTCTAAGGTTACTACAATGGAATGCATACCCGAGAAAAAGTCTTCCTCCGGCATTTCAGCTAGAACGTCTAGTCGAACTCCATATGCCAATGAGCAACCTTGAAAGGCTCTGGGGAGGAATCCAG CCCCTTACAAATCTCAAGGATATAAATTTGGGATATTCCAAAAATTTGATAGAAATCCCGGATCTTTCAAAGGCTACTAATCTTGAGACATTGACACTTACGTCTTGTTCAAGTTTGGTGGAGCTTACTTCCTCTATAAGGAATCTACACAAACTGAAAAAGTTGATGATGATGGGGTGCGTAAAGTTACAAGTTATTCCAACCAACATCAACTTAGCATCTCTTGAGGAAGTCAACATGAGTGATTGCTCAGGATTGAGAAGTTACCCAGATATTTCTATTAATATCAAGGATCTCGATGTTGAAAACACACATATGGAAGCTCATCCATCAATTGGTGATTGTTTGCCTCTTCTGGAGTGGCTTCGTATAGGTGGCATAAACCTCAAGAGATTAACACATGTCCCGGAAAGTGTAACACATCTAGACCTAAGCAACAGTGGTCTAGAGAAGCTACCATATTGCATTATAGGTCTCTCTCGATTAGAAAGTCTTTTCGTCTACCGGTGCAGAAAACTTGTGTCACTACTGGGTCTTCCTCGTTCTCTGAAGTACATAAATGCAAATGATTGTGAATCACTCGAGAGAGTGAGTTTTGTTTTCAGTGATTCACTGAGGGAAATCGAGTTCCAGAATTGTTTGAAATTGgatgaagaatcaagaagagtaATCATGCAAGAAAAGGTTTACGACAGTATATGTTTACCGGGTAATGAAGTTCCTGCGGAGTTCATTCACAAAGCTACAGGAAACTCCATAATCATTCCTATGGATGTGGATGGTAATGCAAGTTTCTCTATATACTCAAGGTTGGGATTCAAGGCGTGTCTTCTGCTTTCGCCAATCAAGTACTCACATCTTGATATAGCTTGCCTAATAACCAAAGGAGGTGTCACCATTAGGAAACTTAAGTGGGAttcaattaatgtttctcattttttGACGGAGCACTTGTTTATATGTGGTGGTAACTTGGTTCCAGGAAGACCTAGCCTGGATGGGACTGCAAACGACATTCTGTTCGAATTTAGCTGCAGAGATAGCTTCAAGATTATTGAGTGCGGTTTACAGATCTTGAGTGGGGAAACAGTGTGGACTGGAGGCAGCAGAGACCACCACACATATGGAGATGGAAACTATGAACCTGAAGCTGTTCAGGTATCTCAACGTGAAAAAGTTCAGAGCAGTAAATATAAATGTTGTTGGAGTTGGCTTGAGAAGCTTTGCTCtggaaaagaagatgaagaacatgaTGATTTCTTTGAATTTTCTGATTTCTTGGAATATTATGAATTCGAAGAAATTACTGACACAACGACCGGATCGACCCCCATTATGACTCGGCGAAGAATTTATTACTAG
- the LOC125607956 gene encoding disease resistance protein RML1A-like isoform X2 yields the protein MLQWWCLFKFRLATFVRKNEAKMIEKIAADVSNELNVTPSKDFDGMVGMEAHLRKINSYIRLESDEVKMIGIHGPGGIGKTTIARALFNQLSVDFQLKCFFGNLKGSYGSDGIVDHDSKLCLQSQILSKVLKQKDLKIHHLGAIKERLQDQRVLIVLDDVDDLEQLEALAKEPSWFGAGSRIVVTTEDRKILKAHWVKNIYHVAYPSGKEALEILCLSAFKQSSPRDGYKDLAKKVAYLCGNLPLGLHVVGLSLRGDSKHEWENQLSKLKSSLDRKIGDVLKVGYDRLSDTDQSLFLHIAFFFNNQAVDHVTTMLADGNLDVKNGLKTLVDRSLVYVSTSGCITMHCLLQQLGRKIVHKQSDDPGKRQFLEEAFEIHNVLANNTGTGSVLGISFDSSKMNEVSISKRAFEGMHNLQFLRIYGRYINALQISEDMEYLPRLRLLQWNAYPRKSLPPAFQLERLVELHMPMSNLERLWGGIQPLTNLKDINLGYSKNLIEIPDLSKATNLETLTLTSCSSLVELTSSIRNLHKLKKLMMMGCVKLQVIPTNINLASLEEVNMSDCSGLRSYPDISINIKDLDVENTHMEAHPSIGDCLPLLEWLRIGGINLKRLTHVPESVTHLDLSNSGLEKLPYCIIGLSRLESLFVYRCRKLVSLLGLPRSLKYINANDCESLERVSFVFSDSLREIEFQNCLKLDEESRRVIMQEKVYDSICLPGNEVPADFSIYSRLGFKACLLLSPIKYSHLDIACLITKGGVTIRKLKWDSINVSHFLTEHLFICGGNLVPGRPSLDGTANDILFEFSCRDSFKIIECGLQILSGETVWTGGSRDHHTYGDGNYEPEAVQVSQREKVQSSKYKCCWSWLEKLCSGKEDEEHDDFFEFSDFLEYYEFEEITDTTTGSTPIMTRRRIYY from the exons TGATGTTTCAAACGAACTGAATGTCACACCATCAAAGGATTTTGACGGGATGGTGGGAATGGAAGCTCACTTGAGAAAAATAAACTCTTATATACGCCTAGAAAGCGATGAAGTGAAGATGATTGGGATTCATGGTCCTGGAGGAATTGGTAAAACAACCATTGCTAGAGCTTTGTTCAACCAGCTCTCCGTTGATTTTCAACTTAAATGCTTTTTTGGGAACCTCAAGGGAAGTTATGGGAGTGATGGTATTGTTGACCATGATTCAAAGTTGTGTTTACAAAGCCAAATTCTTTCCAAGGTTTTGAAGCAAAAGGATTTGAAGATACATCATTTAGGCGCAATAAAAGAAAGGCTACAAGACCAAAGAGTCCTTATAGTTCTTGATGATGTAGATGATCTTGAACAACTAGAAGCCTTGGCTAAAGAACCATCTTGGTTTGGTGCAGGAAGTCGTATCGTTGTTACCACTGAAGATAGAAAGATATTGAAGGCACATTGGGTAAAAAATATCTACCATGTGGCTTATCCATCTGGAAAAGAAGCTCTTGAGATCTTATGTCTATCAGCTTTCAAGCAAAGTTCTCCGCGGGATGGTTATAAAGATCTAGCAAAAAAAGTAGCATATCTTTGCGGTAATCTTCCGTTAGGTCTTCATGTTGTGGGTTTATCTTTGCGTGGGGATAGCAAGCATGAGTGGGAAAATCAATTGTCTAAGCTTAAATCTAGTCTTGATAGAAAAATTGGGGACGTGCTAAAAGTGGGATACGACAGACTATCGGATACAGATCAATCTTTATTTCTCCACATTGCATTCTTCTTCAACAATCAAGCTGTTGACCATGTGACAACCATGCTAGCTGATGGTAACTTGGATGTCAAAAACGGGTTAAAGACCCTTGTGGATAGATCTCTCGTGTATGTATCGACCAGTGGGTGTATAACGATGCATTGTTTACTTCAACAATTGGGCAGGAAAATAGTTCATAAACAGTCTGACGACCCAGGGAAACGTCAGTTTTTGGAAGAGGCCTTCGAGATTCATAATGTGCTGGCAAATAATACA GGTACTGGATCTGTCTTAGGTATATCATTTGATTCGTCCAAGATGAACGAGGTCTCTATAAGTAAGCGAGCCTTTGAAGGAATGCACAATCTCCAATTCCTAAGAATCTATGGTAGATATATTAATGCATTGCAGATATCGGAAGACATGGAATATTTACCTCGTCTAAGGTTACTACAATGGAATGCATACCCGAGAAAAAGTCTTCCTCCGGCATTTCAGCTAGAACGTCTAGTCGAACTCCATATGCCAATGAGCAACCTTGAAAGGCTCTGGGGAGGAATCCAG CCCCTTACAAATCTCAAGGATATAAATTTGGGATATTCCAAAAATTTGATAGAAATCCCGGATCTTTCAAAGGCTACTAATCTTGAGACATTGACACTTACGTCTTGTTCAAGTTTGGTGGAGCTTACTTCCTCTATAAGGAATCTACACAAACTGAAAAAGTTGATGATGATGGGGTGCGTAAAGTTACAAGTTATTCCAACCAACATCAACTTAGCATCTCTTGAGGAAGTCAACATGAGTGATTGCTCAGGATTGAGAAGTTACCCAGATATTTCTATTAATATCAAGGATCTCGATGTTGAAAACACACATATGGAAGCTCATCCATCAATTGGTGATTGTTTGCCTCTTCTGGAGTGGCTTCGTATAGGTGGCATAAACCTCAAGAGATTAACACATGTCCCGGAAAGTGTAACACATCTAGACCTAAGCAACAGTGGTCTAGAGAAGCTACCATATTGCATTATAGGTCTCTCTCGATTAGAAAGTCTTTTCGTCTACCGGTGCAGAAAACTTGTGTCACTACTGGGTCTTCCTCGTTCTCTGAAGTACATAAATGCAAATGATTGTGAATCACTCGAGAGAGTGAGTTTTGTTTTCAGTGATTCACTGAGGGAAATCGAGTTCCAGAATTGTTTGAAATTGgatgaagaatcaagaagagtaATCATGCAAGAAAAGGTTTACGACAGTATATGTTTACCGGGTAATGAAGTTCCTGCGGA TTTCTCTATATACTCAAGGTTGGGATTCAAGGCGTGTCTTCTGCTTTCGCCAATCAAGTACTCACATCTTGATATAGCTTGCCTAATAACCAAAGGAGGTGTCACCATTAGGAAACTTAAGTGGGAttcaattaatgtttctcattttttGACGGAGCACTTGTTTATATGTGGTGGTAACTTGGTTCCAGGAAGACCTAGCCTGGATGGGACTGCAAACGACATTCTGTTCGAATTTAGCTGCAGAGATAGCTTCAAGATTATTGAGTGCGGTTTACAGATCTTGAGTGGGGAAACAGTGTGGACTGGAGGCAGCAGAGACCACCACACATATGGAGATGGAAACTATGAACCTGAAGCTGTTCAGGTATCTCAACGTGAAAAAGTTCAGAGCAGTAAATATAAATGTTGTTGGAGTTGGCTTGAGAAGCTTTGCTCtggaaaagaagatgaagaacatgaTGATTTCTTTGAATTTTCTGATTTCTTGGAATATTATGAATTCGAAGAAATTACTGACACAACGACCGGATCGACCCCCATTATGACTCGGCGAAGAATTTATTACTAG